Proteins from a single region of Lampris incognitus isolate fLamInc1 chromosome 16, fLamInc1.hap2, whole genome shotgun sequence:
- the gja10a gene encoding gap junction protein alpha 10 a — MGDWNLLGSILEEVHIHSTIVGKIWLTILFIFRMLVLGVAAEDVWEDEQAEFICNTDQPGCKAVCYDRAFPISLIRFWVLQIIFVSAPSLVYMGHALYRIRTLEKERHRRRAQLREVLDETEAALEEHKRMERELKKLEEQRKVKKAPLRGSLLRTYIMHILTRSMVEMCFILGQYILYGVRIDPLFKCERLPCPNSVDCYVSRPTEKTIFMVFMIIIAGVSLFLNILEISHLGVKKIKQTLYGGKYLDEDSLTYKPKKKPTLQHLCVMRHLSPHNGPLTQTIFKVIPDAETKPPHLKANQEVPRDNSLALLGNYQPNCTNSQTRIPLQTSRSALGSAFPRTEGYPRTQVQHENLHQNERLHTSYTETLVSSSTMIHRPSFALREMEDYDRRDSQGTNLLLSNPRRTSFMARPPSETMSTISGSSNQSIHTSEESDELGSLQGDMPMMPPAGGRRMSMSVFLDISSIMKK, encoded by the exons ATGGGCGATTGGAACCTGTTGGGCAGCATCCTAGAGGAGGTCCACATTCATTCCACCATTGTGGGCAAGATCTGGCTCACCATCCTCTTCATCTTCCGCATGCTGGTCCTGGGGGTGGCCGCCGAGGACGTGTGGGAAGATGAGCAGGCCGAGTTCATCTGCAACACCGACCAGCCAGGCTGCAAGGCGGTGTGCTATGACCGTGCCTTTCCTATTTCCCTCATCCGCTTTTGGGTCCTGCAGATCATTTTCGTGTCCGCGCCCTCACTGGTCTACATGGGCCATGCCCTCTACCGCATCCGCACCTTGGAGAAGGAGCGCCACCGCCGACGGGCACAGCTGAGGGAGGTGCTGGATGAGACGGAGGCAGCGCTTGAGGAGCACAAGCGCATGGAGAGGGAGCTGAAGAAGCTGGAGGAGCAGAGGAAGGTGAAGAAGGCCCCCCTGAGGGGTTCCTTGCTGAGGACCTACATCATGCATATCCTAACACGCTCAATGGTGGAGATGTGCTTCATCCTGGGCCAGTATATCCTCTATGGGGTCCGAATAGATCCACTCTTTAAGTGTGAGAGGCTCCCTTGTCCTAACAGCGTGGACTGTTATGTCTCCAGGCCCACAGAGAAGACCATCTTCATGGTCTTCATGATCATCATTGCCGGTGTTTCACTTTTTCTCAACATCTTGGAAATATCCCACCTGGGTGTTAAGAAAATCAAACAGACATTATATGGGGGAAAGTACTTAGATGAAGACAGTTTGACTTACAAACCCAAGAAGAAGCCAACTTTACAGCACCTTTGTGTCATGAGACACCTATCGCCTCACAATGGGCCTTTGACTCAAACCATCTTCAAGGTGATCCCAGACGCAGAAACCAAGCCTCCTCATCTTAAAGCCAACCAGGAGGTACCAAGGGACAACAGCTTGGCTCTTCTGGGAAACTATCAGCCCAACTGCACCAATTCCCAGACAAGGATCCCCCTGCAAACATCCAGATCTG CCTTGGGTTCTGCTTTTCCCAGGACAGAAGGATATCCAAGGACCCAGGTACAACATGAGAATCTGCATCAGAACGAGCGCCTTCATACCAGCTACACTGAGACTCTGGTATCAAGTAGTACAATGATTCATAGGCCCAGTTTTGCCCTGAGGGAAATGGAGGACTATGACAGAAGGGACTCACAGGGAACCAACCTACTGCTTTCCAACCCCAGAAGGACCAGCTTCATGGCCAGGCCGCCATCTGAAACCATGTCCACCATCAGTGGCTCCAGCAACCAATCCATACATACATCAGAGGAGTCTGATGAGCTGGGTTCACTGCAAGGAGATATGCCCATGATGCCGCCTGCCGGAGGTCGAAGGATGTCAATG AGTGTGTTCCTGGATATCTCCTCTATCATGAAAAAGTGA